The following DNA comes from Ailuropoda melanoleuca isolate Jingjing chromosome 19, ASM200744v2, whole genome shotgun sequence.
CTGTAGACAGGGCTTTCTGGAAACTGACAATAAAGCAGCATCATGATCTGCCCTTTCTCCCTCAGAACAGACAAATGCTGGTTGATTCCCAGGTCTGCACTGTGCTCTGTTCCAACCATTAGACAACCAAAACCCAAGTTTTCACTTGTGTTATCAATTTGTAAGAACCTACTATTGTCCTAGACACCCTATTTTGAGGAGACAAACGAGCAGAAATTGTGTAGTCATGTGTTATTTAACTTTGGATGTGGAATTGTCTCCAATTGGTTTGGGTGCCCAGAGATGATGGAAACACCCTTAGACGGTTATGCTTGGTAGGGCCTACCGGGGAGCATCTTCAGGGATTCCTTCCTCTACAGCTCATATCCCCAGTGACTCACCTCTATTTCCCCAACCACAAAATCACACCAATATTTCTATCTGATTTCCCTCTCCACTTCACAAGAGATGGCAGAAGCCTATATCTAAAGAATAGAGCTCTTTAATTCAACAAAGCCCAGCTCCCCCAGGCCACATGCTTCTCAGCCAGTAGCCACAGGACAGTTTGAAACACCGTCCATGTCCCAGGCCCAGTCATGCCGTGGGTCCGCTTGATTCCAGGGCCAGCATACTCTGCGTGTTCCCACCTTCCGGTCCCTTTCCCTTACCCCTGCTGTGCTGTCACCGACAGCCGCAGGAGGTCAGTTGGAGTCGCCATCTAGAACTTAACTCCCAGGCTCTTGGATCCCCCTGCTGGCTGACAGCAGAAGCACTgcttagctttttctttttttgttttaatgaatttaGGTATTCTGATGAcggttttctttctctctcactccccctctttTTGTCCTTCTGACTTCATAATCCTTAATAAGCATTTTATACTTTAGAGTCTCGCATTTAACCATCACAACCACTCATACAGTATGTAgaattattactcccattttacagatgaagaaattgaagcccAGATAGCTctataacttgcccaagtttaccCAGGAAGTGGCCTGAAACCAAGGACTGAATCCAGGTCTTTCTggactctttttatttatttatttatttacattttattaatctttatgTCCTACATTTTAgacctgatttttttccttttcaatattaAGAAATGCAAGTAGAAAGATTAAATTTTCTTCACTAAAATTAGTAGTGCCTTGAGAAGCACTTGTTGTATCTCTCCCAGCAGAAGGGTTCTGAAGCAAGGGGGCCATTTAGATAAATCAATCAGGTTCTGGACTTCTCTGAGGAAGAGGCTGGGAAATAGGAAGTACAgaagataaatgtatatatgctgaaaatccatttctttacccaaaaaaattcacttgaaatTTTGCAGCTCCTTTGTgagatattttatgaaataattgcTATGCTATTGGGTTCATCTGTCATGTAAAAATTCCAAGTATAAGGTAAGCATTTTTGAGGTCTGAAATTTATTGAATACAGATTTAGGTACCCAGGAGAGAGAAATCCAAACTGCTTACTTTTCAGAgcataattgagaaaaaaaaaaaacacaaaaacacccCCATCTTTACAATTAGATTTTAGGTTAAGTTTAGGTCATGCGTTAATTTTCTTTAACTGTTACAGTATTTCCCAGAGTATGTATTGGTCTTTACCAACCAAATTCATGACTCATTTGCCTGTCTTTACTTTGAGGTTCAAGTTAACTATTGCTTTTCTCAGAATTTCAAGTTACTGGTGAAATTAGTGGCTATTTTAAGATTAGATGGGCAAGAATGTAAGCTATCGTTAGTAACATcaatattcataattttgtatttcaaTAGCTCATACTATGAGAGCCTGTCTGATGACTACATTTTAATAACATCTAGGAAGCTTCAACGCCTCTAAAGGCACCCTTACTTAAGTATGTTGTGGCTATCATGACAACAGGCTGGCTAACAGATGGGACTTTGTTTCCCACTGCAGTGGGTAGCAGAGACGAAACCAGAACCTTCGGGTGGGAAGGGATTCCCACTCGATTGCGTACAGATGAAAcaaaagtgaggctcagagaagccgtCTGTGGCTCCCGGGCTCCCCGGATGCGCTAGAAGCACTAAGCGGCCCCACCGCCCTTGCGGCCGGGGCTCCGTGCGCCTGTCCCGCGGTGTGCCGACTCTCGTGTGTTCCCTGCAGGTCCCTCCGGCAGCCATGACGACCGCCATCTTGGAGCGCCTGAGCACGCTGTCGGTGAGCGGGCAGCAGCTGCGCCGCCTGCCCAAGCTCCTGGAGGACGGCCTTCCCAAGATGCCCTGCACCGTCCCCGAGACCGACGTGCCGCAGCTCTTCCGGGAGCCCTACATCCACGCGGGCTACCGCCCCACGGGCCACGAGTGGCGCTACTACTTCCTCAGCCTCTTTCAGAAGCACAACGAGGTGGTCAATGTGTGGACCCACTTGCTGGCCGCCCTGGCCGTGCTCCTGCGATTCTGGGCCTTCGCCGAGGCCGAGGCCTTGCCGTGGGCCTCCGCGCGCTCGCTGCCGCTGCTCCTGTTCATCTTGTCGTCCGTCACTTACCTCACGTGCAGCCTTCTGGCCCACCTGCTGCAGTCCAAGTCGGAGCTGTCGCACTACACCTTCTACTTCGTGGACTACGTGGGCGTGAGCGTCTACCAGTACGGCAGCGCCTTGGCCCACTTCTTCTACAGCGCCGACCAGGCCTGGTACGAGCTCTTCTGGCTCTTCTTCCTGCCGGCGGCTGCCTTCTGCGGCTGGTTGTCTTGCGCGGGCTGTTGCTATGCCAAGTACCGTTACCGCAGGCCTTACCCGGTCATGAGGAAGATCTGTCAAGTGGTGCCGGCAGGGCTGGCCTTCGTCCTAGACATCAGCCCCGTGGCACACCGCGTGGCCCTGTGCCACCTGGCTGGCTGCCAAGAGCAGGCAGCCTGGTACCACACCCTCCAGATCCTCTTCTTCCTGGTCAGCGCCTACTTCTTCTCCTGCCCGGTTCCCGAGAAGTACTTCCCGGGTTCCTGTGACATTGTGGGCCATGGGCATCAGATCTTCCACgcctttctgtctgtctgtacGCTCTCCCAGCTGGAGGCCATCCTTCTGGACTACCAGGGGCGGCAGGAGATCTTTCTGCAGCGCCATGGCCCCCTGTCTGTCTACATggcctgtctttctttcttcttcttggcGGCCTGCAGCGCTGCCACCGCAGCCCTCCTGAGACACAAAGTCAAGGCCAGACTGACAAAGAAAGATTCCTGAGGCTGGCAGGTGGGGTGAGGTGTGGAGGCAGCCTGTCATGATTTGGGGAAAACTCAGTACAACAATAGgagttgactttttgtttttaagagttgCTTTTAAATTAACACAGATTTTCAAGGATATGCTATCACATTGGAAAGCCAAAGGATTCAAGAGTTTTGTTGTTAATAGTTGTTGCTAATAAAAAGAGTATTACTTTTCCCTGTCTCATAGCCTTACAAGATACAGGAAAGGAAGGGACGTTGGCTAGGATTCATGGGACACTGAATTAAGGACTATCTTTCTGCCTGAATTTAGTGGAATTCTGACTTTGGCCTCCAGGGGCAAGTCCTGGAGCTAAAGGGATAATAAATTTGGATTGGAAAGTGAGTACATGGCTGCTCCACACCATTTTGGAATGGCCATCCTACTATATCAGTCTTTGATAATTGAGTAAACTGATCCAAGAACTTGATTTCATTTGGATTTCAGATTGTCCAGGGTGAGAAGTCAGAATCTTCAAGATGATTCAGTGAAACTCTTAGATATAATGAATTACGTGCTTCATCTGATTTCTGGTCCCTCCTCTCTTGCCCACTCTGACAGTGACCCTTTTCTCAGGATGACGTGTGCCCGGCTATTTTCTCTACAGTGTACTCCCATCTGTACCTTGCATAGTAATATAGAGGACTATGAAGCAGTCGTATTTCCAGGAACTGCTTGGATCCATGTGGACATTCAGGAAGTTTACTTTCATATACTACTAAAGGGTACTAGAAAGTACAGTGCCAAGAGCCATCAGGAGGCCCAGCCAACAAACATGGATAATGTTTTGTGTCATGTGACCCTTCTGTTTTATACCTGCGGACCGCAGTTCTTGAGATTATCAGGGCTGCCTTATAGGCCAGAAAATCGGGGGCTTGTGCTAGGGAACCTTCTCCAGATTTGGACCAGCAtgtttcaaaagcaaaaacaaaacaaaccctaatAGAGTGAATTGGTTCTGGTTCTTCTACGGATCTGATTATTTCAAGAGGAACCCAAGGTCCAGCCTCTTAACTAGATACTACCATGCAAAGGACCCACATAACTACCATAGTTCAGGGTCCTCAGGCAGGAGGTTATGCCTCGATTTAGAGCTGAATCCTTAAAATAATCAAGCCCCAGGACAGATAAGCATGTGTGATCCCTGTGGGTTGGTCCCTGAAGGCTCCTTTGGGTAATAATGGTGAACCAGGTACCCTGTAGCTAGAATTTTCTGTTGCCCAATAGCTTCTCGGTATAAGCGGTACTGTGATTGATGTGTTCTGGCCGCACAGCCCTCTCTGAGGACTGAGTTATGTATTAACCCAGTGAAGGGGTCTGTGTTGTTGGAGGAGCCATGGGAGTCTTCTCAGAGGCTATGTTTCCTATCAGTATAAGGTCCCTTTTACTATAAAGGGAAGTACTTTGTTTTCACTCCAGTTTGATGAATCTCTTCTATTAATAGGTTATTTTGTCTTTaggtctttgttttcttcctttctctgagcgATTTGTGGATTTTGTGccttataaatggaaacatatgaaCACTTTACTTAATATATGGCCATGTGGAATTTTCAGTTTTGGGTTATTGggataaggaaaaaagaatgcattgCATTTGAACCAGTGGGTGAAAGAAACGTCAGAAAACCAAAATTACTTGTCaatcaaaagacactgtcaaccaaaaaaaaaaacaaaaccaaccaaacaaaaacaaaaaaacaactgaagCTTTCCTATAATCATCATATCAAGAAAACATATGTCTTGTCTGCCACATGGATTTCCTAGATGGATTTCTCTGTTAATCCTTAAATTCCTGAACTTCTGTGCTACCCAAGTGTCTTACGTAAGTTTCTGATGTCTAGGCCAAATTCATCACAAAGTTGGCAAAACTGAAGCCAATTGAACTAAGCAAGGGAATGGGGGAGTTGTACAAACACATCGCAAGAAGCGGGTCAGTTTAAAATGGGGactagaaaactttaaaatgttcatttttatggaTTCAAAGactatattcttttaaaagttgcGAGGCAGGTGTAAGTCAGGCTCTTAAATATGGCGGTAGTCCTGGTGGACAGAGATCTTCAGGGCAAATGCaagtattttttagaaaataggaaataggGCAGTCAAAGCGATCTTCAAATGCTGTCAACACACCAAGGCCAGCTGACACAATATAAATGGTCTGTGACAAGTTCAGATAGACTAAACTCTTTAAGATATTGCCAtgaaattattactttaatttaCACATGTATTGGTCCCTCAAGTgataggaaattttttaaaaataaagtttttcacCAGAGATATTTGAGAACACTGGGGACTAGGTATCTCATTAAAATACcagtatcttaaaaaacaaacaaataagataaTCAGTGTCTTATtggaaatatataaacatattaaatgCAAATGTTTTAGAACATATTCATTAAAATGAGTGTATCAGCAAGGAACAGGCctagtttatttaaaagaaataataaggtaTTTGGTAAAGGAGATGATTGTTTCCTCCACCATAGCCTCCCCAACAGTTGACATCTGGAAATTCTGCCAGTTAtctctctctataaaatgtaaatgcctCTGGGAAACCTAAACTATCAGTCATTTACGTCTTGTGAATAAAAATTCTGATGGATTTGTATGAGGCCCTACTCAGGGTAAGGAGATGGGGCATCAGGACGCAGCTGACTGGGGACACATTTGCCTATTTCCCTCTTGCCCAGTACTTCCTGACTTAACATTTACTAATGAGCTAACGTCAGTACTCCTCAGATGTTAAAGTTTCATTTCCCACCTCTGCTAAAAGCACTTCACTGTATAACAATATTCCCAGTACTCTATTGGAAGCTTGAAACAGTAGGAGCTCAGGTTGTGGAATGAAGGTAGCCCATTCCTGACTCCTATCCACAAACGGTACCTTTATACTTCACAGGTTCTTCGGAAGCTGCACTGTAGTTTCAAGTGGACCCTCCAGATGGCGCTCATGTCTTACTCAGCGTGGCTATTACATCTAAGTCTTTGGGCTATTAATCGTATTGGTCCTAGTGTTTTGCTTGATTgcttggcaaagaaaaaaatggaactattttctgtttatataaatCTACTTACACGAATGACCATTAAACAGATTTTGTATATACGGATTGCTATACTGTCAACAACTATCTTGCTTCTTTGACAAGGCCTACCTTAAAGAAAGCTTTTATCTAGACAAACATTGCCAGGAGGAGGTCAGGACACTTTATCTCCACCTAGAAGTAGGAAagtacaaaatctttaaaaatctccataccccagccccccaaatacacacacaccctaaacCCCATTTGTGAAAAGATCctattgccccccccccccgcaaaaggTATGGAGTTGATTTCTCTGAGGATTTCCATCTAATTGAATAAATGCTTCTAGTTTCATGGAAAATAGtgttaaatgttttcaaaatttttaataggactacatttttaaaatacaaaaattatgaaTTATAATTGTACTATAACAGCTACTATAATGAATGTGTTGTGAAATGTGGCACCTATCGACCAAAGGATTTTGTAGCCTGTTATATTTAATAGCTGTGAAAAAAAGTCATTCTCCAGACTTTTCCAGCTTTAAGCCATAGTACTATCACATCAGTGAGAAAATAGCATTTGTCTGGCTTGAGGTACCATTGACAGAATTATGGATATCCCTCTTGCCCTAACCCTTTTTATGACCCATGGGGCCATAGGCAGTTTGAAAATGCTTCTGTTGTCACTGTTAATAGTTTAACCACTCTTCAGTTACTGATTCATCAAGTATTTGTGAGCACCTATTGGTGGCAAGTACCCATGTTGGCTCTGGAGATACGacagtgaggaaaagaaagcagggacCCTCCACAGAAAGTGTTCAGACTGCTAACTGAGAACCAGCATCTTCCCATGTTGGGCCATCACAGGATCTCCCTCTAGGTCTCGGTCCTATCCCAGTCTCAACCTGCGGGCCAGATGGCTGGCCAAACCCAGGGGAGGCTGGGACCTGCTCTGTaccagaacatttttaaaaggattgaGCTCTCTCCCTTTGCCCGCCAGAGATGAGAAATATCTCTCCCACTAGCAAGGCTGTCACCTATGGTCACCTCAACCCTTCTTGTGACTCCCCTTGCTTCTCTAGCCCTTTACACTGTCCTCTAGTGTTTAATTCAGTCTC
Coding sequences within:
- the PAQR8 gene encoding membrane progestin receptor beta isoform X2, with amino-acid sequence MTTAILERLSTLSVSGQQLRRLPKLLEDGLPKMPCTVPETDVPQLFREPYIHAGYRPTGHEWRYYFLSLFQKHNEVVNVWTHLLAALAVLLRFWAFAEAEALPWASARSLPLLLFILSSVTYLTCSLLAHLLQSKSELSHYTFYFVDYVGVSVYQYGSALAHFFYSADQAWYELFWLFFLPAAAFCGWLSCAGCCYAKYRYRRPYPVMRKICQVVPAGLAFVLDISPVAHRVALCHLAGCQEQAAWYHTLQILFFLVSAYFFSCPVPEKYFPGSCDIVGHGHQIFHAFLSVCTLSQLEAILLDYQGRQEIFLQRHGPLSVYMACLSFFFLAACSAATAALLRHKVKARLTKKDS
- the PAQR8 gene encoding membrane progestin receptor beta isoform X1: MHSFIHSSNITDSFIHSFIKYYGGYSLQVPPAAMTTAILERLSTLSVSGQQLRRLPKLLEDGLPKMPCTVPETDVPQLFREPYIHAGYRPTGHEWRYYFLSLFQKHNEVVNVWTHLLAALAVLLRFWAFAEAEALPWASARSLPLLLFILSSVTYLTCSLLAHLLQSKSELSHYTFYFVDYVGVSVYQYGSALAHFFYSADQAWYELFWLFFLPAAAFCGWLSCAGCCYAKYRYRRPYPVMRKICQVVPAGLAFVLDISPVAHRVALCHLAGCQEQAAWYHTLQILFFLVSAYFFSCPVPEKYFPGSCDIVGHGHQIFHAFLSVCTLSQLEAILLDYQGRQEIFLQRHGPLSVYMACLSFFFLAACSAATAALLRHKVKARLTKKDS